Proteins encoded by one window of Panicum virgatum strain AP13 chromosome 7N, P.virgatum_v5, whole genome shotgun sequence:
- the LOC120682237 gene encoding MA3 DOMAIN-CONTAINING TRANSLATION REGULATORY FACTOR 4-like, translating to MAAEEGAMSPTRMLAEGHLRVATGGGAPADGGIAVRHLPHHHPAKKDGVGRKTEQDNHEDVDSLPSQELKKLANGNNKVPGTSDDYKRLVVPIVEEYFSTGDVELAACELRGVGSDQFQHYFVKKLISMAMDRHDKEKEMASVLLSSLYADVLSSYMISEGFIMLLESIEDLTVDIPDAVDILAVFIARAVVDEILPPVFLARARALLPEFSKGIQVLQIVEKSYLSAPHHAELVERKWGGSTHFTVEEAKKRIQGILREYIESGDIDEAFRCIRELSLPFFHHEIVKRALTYGMENISSQPLILKLLKEAAAGCLISSNQMSKGFSRLAESVDDLSLDIPSAKDLFEKLVSTAISEGWLDASFSKSAVSEEEMQNTSAEKVKRFKEESGHIIHEYFLSDDVPELIRSLEELSAPEYNPIFLKKLVTLAMDRKNREKEMASVLLSSLSLELFSIDDIMKGFIMLLQSAEDTALDIVDAPSELALFLARAVIDEVLIPLNLDEISSRLRPNSSGSQTVQMARSLLSARHSGERILRCWGGGTGWAVEDAKDKITKLLEEYNTGGDLGEACRCIRDLGMPFFNHEVVKKALVMAMEKQDDASILALLQECFGEGLITINQMTKGFTRVKDGLDDLVLDIPNVQEKFGAYVELATGRGWLLLTFASVP from the exons atggcggcggaggagggggcgatGTCGCCGACGAGGATGCTGGCGGAGGGGCACCTGCGGGTGGCCACCGGCGGGGGCGCGCCGGCCGACGGCGGGATCGCCGTCAGGCACCTCCCGCACCACCACCCCGCAAAGAAAG ACGGTGTTGGTAGGAAAACTGAACAAGACAACCATGAAGATGTAGATTCTTTACCATCTCAAGAGTTGAAAAAACTAGCTAATGGAAACAATAAG GTTCCTGGTACATCAGATGACTATAAAAGGCTTGTAGTTCCAATAGTTGAGGAGTATTTTAGTACCGGAGATGTGGAATTGGCAGCTTGCGAGCTAAGGGGTGTTGGATCTGATCAGTTTCAACATTACTTTGTCAAGAAGCTCATATCTATGGCAATGGACCGTCatgacaaagaaaaagaaatggcaTCAGTTCTGTTATCATCTTTGTATGCTGATGTACTGAGCTCGTACATGATCAGTGAAGGTTTTATTATGCTTCTGGAGTCTATAGAAGATCTGACTGTTGATATACCAGATGCTGTTGATATCTTGGCAGTTTTTATTGCACGGGCTGttgttgatgaaattttgcCTCCTGTGTTCCTCGCTCGAGCAAGAGCACTGCTTCCAGAATTTTCCAAGGGTATTCAAGTTCTGCAGATTGTTGAAAAGAGCTATTTGTCAGCTCCCCATCATGCAGAGTTAGTTGAACGCAAATGGGGTGGAAGCACACACTTTACCGTAGAAGAGGCTAAAAAGAGGATTCAAGGTATTCTAAGAGAGTATATTGAAAGTGGAGATATAGATGAAGCCTTCAGGTGCATAAGAGAGCTCAGTCTTCCATTCTTCCATCATGAGATTGTGAAGCGTGCTCTCACCTATGGTATGGAGAACATTTCCTCTCAGCCATTAATCCTGAAGTTACTGAAGGAGGCAGCTGCAGGTTGCTTGATTAGTTCTAATCAAATGTCAAAGGGTTTCTCTCGACTAGCTGAGAGTGTTGATGACCTGAGTCTAGATATTCCTTCTGCTAAAGATCTTTTTGAGAAGCTGGTTTCAACAGCCATATCTGAAGGATGGCTTGATGCTTCTTTTAGTAAGTCTGCTGTCTCTGAGGAAGAGATGCAGAATACAAGTGCTGAAAAGGTGAAGCGTTTTAAGGAAGAATCTGGTCATATAATTCATGAGTATTTTCTCTCAGATGACGTCCCTGAACTTATTCGAAGCCTTGAAGAGCTTTCTGCCCCAGAATACAATCCCATTTTCCTCAAGAAGCTTGTTACACTTGCTATGGACAGAAAGAACAGAGAGAAGGAGATGGCATCTGTACTTCTTTCTTCACTCAGCTTGGAGCTGTTTTCCATTGATGACATCATGAAGGGGTTCATAATGCTCTTGCAGTCAGCAGAAGACACTGCACTTGACATCGTGGATGCGCCCAGTGAGCTTGCCCTCTTCCTAGCTAGGGCAGTGATTGATGAAGTATTGATTCCACTGAACTTGGATGAAATCAGCAGCAGGCTTCGGCCGAACAGCAGTGGTAGCCAAACTGTCCAGATGGCCCGCTCCCTGCTGTCAGCTCGCCACTCCGGTGAGCGGATACTGCGTTGCTGGGGTGGTGGCACTGGCTGGGCTGTAGAAGATGCCAAAGACAagatcactaagctcttggaggAATACAACACTGGCGGTGACCTGGGAGAAGCCTGCAGATGCATCCGCGACCTCGGGATGCCCTTCTTCAACCATGAGGTGGTGAAGAAGGCGTTGGTCATGGCGATGGAGAAGCAGGACGACGCCAGCATACTGGCCCTGCTGCAGGAGTGCTTTGGCGAGGGGCTGATAACCATCAACCAGATGACCAAAGGCTTCACCCGGGTCAAGGATGGCCTGGATGATCTGGTCCTCGACATCCCGAACGTGCAGGAGAAGTTTGGAGCGTATGTGGAGCTCGCGACGGGGCGCGGCTGGCTGCTGCTGACCTTCGCCTCCGTTCCCTGA
- the LOC120682168 gene encoding uncharacterized protein LOC120682168 isoform X2, with the protein MAMVGIVASTSFTYHKPRFAVVCRKNKDGRERERERDREKEHKHPFKVVEITPPPRCLGVRCFPTVRNIHCGEGVTIEGQAYTVSAVTHRYQQRKGRYEPSEKRLDVLSTGRYILNLYLQNLLDQS; encoded by the exons ATGGCCATGGTCGGAATTGTCGCCTCCACCTCCTTCACGTACCACAAG CCACGATTCGCGGTGGTGTGCAGGAAGAACAAGGAcgggcgggagcgggagcgggagcgggacagGGAGAAGGAGCACAAGCACCCCTTCAAGGTCGTCGagatcacgccgccgccgcgctgcctcgGCGTCCGCTGCTTCCCCACCGTACGC AACATCCACTGCGGCGAGGGCGTGACGATCGAGGGCCAGGCGTACACGGTGTCGGCGGTGACGCACCGGTACCAGCAGCGCAAGGGGCGGTACGAGCCGAGCGAGAAGCGCCTCGATGTCCTCTCCACCGGCCGATACATCCTCAACCTCTACCTCCAAAACCTCCTCGACCAGTCCTAG
- the LOC120682170 gene encoding BAG family molecular chaperone regulator 1-like, with amino-acid sequence MIKLRYSKKLFRRSSSKSSAASSSSSDGGDAGSGRGEIEWEVRPGGMLVQKRDGKGDVEVITVRVATGFSWHDVSIGATCTFGELKVVLSMVTGLEPREQRLLFRGKEREDSDHLHMVGVRDKDKVLLLEDPALKDMKLRAALAAQAVQSPYQNFIKV; translated from the exons ATGATCAAGCTGAGGTACTCCAAGAAGCTGTTCAGGAGGAGCTCCTCCAAGAGCAGCGCtgccagcagcagtagcagcgacggcggcgatgcCGGCAGCGGCCGTGGGGAGATAGAGTGGGAGGTGAGGCCGGGGGGCATGCTGGTGCAGAAGAGGGACGGGAAGGGGGACGTCGAGGTCATCACCGTCCGGGTCGCCACCGGCTTCTCCTGGCATGACGTCTCCATTGGGGCTACCTGCACATTTG GGGAGCTTAAGGTGGTGCTGTCCATGGTGACAGGGCTGGAGCCGAGGGAGCAGAGGCTGCTGTTCCGGGGCAAGGAGAGGGAGGACAGCGACCATCTCCACATGGTGGGCGTGAGGGACAAGGACAAGGTGCTCCTCCTCGAGGACCCTGCCCTCAAGGACATGAAGCTCCGGGCCGCGCTCGCGGCCCAGGCCGTGCAGAGCCCGTATCAGAACTTTATCAAGGTGTAA
- the LOC120682168 gene encoding uncharacterized protein LOC120682168 isoform X3 — protein sequence MAMVGIVASTSFTYHKPRFAVVCRKNKDGRERERERDREKEHKHPFKVVEITPPPRCLGVRCFPTNIHCGEGVTIEGQAYTVSAVTHRYQQRKGRYEPSEKRLDVLSTGRYILNLYLQNLLDQS from the exons ATGGCCATGGTCGGAATTGTCGCCTCCACCTCCTTCACGTACCACAAG CCACGATTCGCGGTGGTGTGCAGGAAGAACAAGGAcgggcgggagcgggagcgggagcgggacagGGAGAAGGAGCACAAGCACCCCTTCAAGGTCGTCGagatcacgccgccgccgcgctgcctcgGCGTCCGCTGCTTCCCCACC AACATCCACTGCGGCGAGGGCGTGACGATCGAGGGCCAGGCGTACACGGTGTCGGCGGTGACGCACCGGTACCAGCAGCGCAAGGGGCGGTACGAGCCGAGCGAGAAGCGCCTCGATGTCCTCTCCACCGGCCGATACATCCTCAACCTCTACCTCCAAAACCTCCTCGACCAGTCCTAG
- the LOC120682168 gene encoding uncharacterized protein LOC120682168 isoform X4: MAMVGIVASTSFTYHKPRFAVVCRKNKDGRERERERDREKEHKHPFKVVEITPPPRCLGVRCFPTMILMAAVQPCAYGLLCEQEHNQEYVQPKSASFRFSSYAQTYLMHRECFFS; the protein is encoded by the exons ATGGCCATGGTCGGAATTGTCGCCTCCACCTCCTTCACGTACCACAAG CCACGATTCGCGGTGGTGTGCAGGAAGAACAAGGAcgggcgggagcgggagcgggagcgggacagGGAGAAGGAGCACAAGCACCCCTTCAAGGTCGTCGagatcacgccgccgccgcgctgcctcgGCGTCCGCTGCTTCCCCACC ATGATTCTGATGGCTGCTGTTCAGCCATGTGCTTATGGGCTTTTGTGCGAGCAGGAACACAATCAGGAATATGTTCAGCCAAAGAGTGCTTCCTTCAGATTTTCCAGTTATGCACAGACATATCTAATGCACAGAGAGTGCTTTTTCAGTTGA
- the LOC120682168 gene encoding uncharacterized protein LOC120682168 isoform X1 — MAMVGIVASTSFTYHKPRFAVVCRKNKDGRERERERDREKEHKHPFKVVEITPPPRCLGVRCFPTQLQPLAVLSTLLNGSPQQPRRAASPIAPSTATRRISHPSIQPTSPHLADTHGRATAAAAGPSRLVSYLPDLQLLPCRWCRCTCVQQQLDSPCNIQ; from the exons ATGGCCATGGTCGGAATTGTCGCCTCCACCTCCTTCACGTACCACAAG CCACGATTCGCGGTGGTGTGCAGGAAGAACAAGGAcgggcgggagcgggagcgggagcgggacagGGAGAAGGAGCACAAGCACCCCTTCAAGGTCGTCGagatcacgccgccgccgcgctgcctcgGCGTCCGCTGCTTCCCCACC CAATTGCAGCCACTGGCAGTACTCAGCACCCTGCTAAATGGCAGCCCGCAGCAGCCGCGGCGCGCCGCATCCCCCATCGCCCCATCCACCGCGACTCGCCGCATCTcgcatccatccatccagcCCACATCGCCGCATCTCGCAGACACGCACGGGAGGGCAACCGCGGCCGCAGCAGGACCCTCGCGACTTGTGTCCTACCTCCCCGATCTGCAACTCCTTCCTTGCAG gtggtgcaggtgcACATGTGTCCAGCAGCAACTTGACTCTCCCTGTAATATCCAATGA